The stretch of DNA ACGACCAGTTACACAACCACCAACGACCACAACAACCACTACTCAAGCACCTGATCCACGGGAACCATGCCCCGGATCCTGCATAGTGGGCCTATTGAGTTTCACATGCTTCCGCAATGCTGAATTAACTGACTtgtttaaatgcaaaaagagCGGTACGCATTGCTGTGCACCAAAGAGTCGCATCCAGGAAGTACAAAATGCCATGGCTAGGAATGAAACTGTCGGCATGTACAACAATGGTCCACAACCACCGTATCCTCCGCCCTATGGTGCTGCCACACCAATGCCACCAAATTACCCTGCATCCCCAGTTCCAGGACCTGCAATTGCAACAACAAACAACTACGAGGTGCCTGCTCCGACATCAACCACCTCCAGACCACCAATCTATTCAAAATACGTCTGTGGTGTTAAGGGTACTAGTCGTACAGGACGAAAGGCTGAACCATTGCGTGATAAGCGACATATAAACGGTACGAGCTACATTAGCCATCCTGGCAAAAAGACAGGGGAACGTCTTCAATTGGGCCATGATATCACACCCTATCAAATTAGTCAGGATCTCGTGCAGTATGCCGATGTTCCCCCAGGTGGCAACTTTACGCGACAAGGTAGGAGACGAGGACGTGTTGTGGGTGGAGAGGATGGAGACAATGGCGAATGGTGCTGGCAGGTTGCTCTCATTAACTCACTCAATCAGTACCTATGTGGAGCCGCTCTCATTGGAACACAGTGGATCCTAACTGCTGCTCACTGTGTCACCAACATTGTTCGTTCaggtaaagattttttttttcattttctcaaaatcctttaaaatgtgacaaaaaaaatcctcaattactgattcaaaattcttttcaggAGATGCAATATACGTTCGTGTGGGAGATTATGACTTAACGAGAAAATATGGAAGTCCAGGAGCTCAAACCCTCCGGGTAGCCACAACTTACATCCATCATAATCACAATAGCCAAACTCTGGATAACGATATTGCCCTTCTCAAGCTTCACGGACAAGCTGAATTGCGAGATGGTGTGTGTCTTGTGTGTCTCCCAGCACGAGGAGTTAATCACGCAGCTGGTAAACGTTGCACAGTCACGGGATATGGTTACATGGGCGAAGGTATGTTTAATAGGAATAGTTACTCTTTCAAAATTTCGATTTAAACTGATTTGTTCTCTCTGTTAAAAAAGCTGGCCCTATCCCCTTAAGGATTCGTGAGGCTGAAATTCCCATTGTGAGCGATGCTGAATGCATCAGGAAAGTGAATGCAGTCACAGAGAAGATCTTCATTTTGCCCGCCTCTAGTTTCTGTGCTGGAGGAGAGGAGGGCAATGATGCATGCCAAGGAGATGGTGGAGGACCTCTTGTTTGTCAGGTAAACGcccatttttttccaacttgCTCTTTTCTCCTTTCTTATCTCTTTTATGTTACAATTCGATATTTACCTTGCAGGACGATGGATTCTTTGAATTGGCTGGTTTGGTATCCTGGGGCTTTGGTTGTGGTCGTGTGGATGTTCCGGGTGTTTATGTAAAAGTCTCCTCATTTATTGGATGGATTAATCAAATTATCAGTGTCAACAACTTGTGATCACTCTATacacaaacaaaaaaacacacaTCTGCGATGAAAAAATTGTCCTCTCTGTAAATGCTGTAAATTGCACTACCTGCAGCCCTATGTCACacacaagaaaactttaaaagacttgaattatttattttatttcataacatgtcttttccaataaaaaggaattaaatttatgttctGCTGAgctttaattttgatttaccAATACAATTTTGTTGTTCTTCTATTTAATTCTCAACTGAATCAACGAAGATATTgatcatgaaaattatatcaaaaGGGGTTTACCCGTTCCcgaattggaaaatttctcatttgagGAATTTCCAGTTGAATTacctaaaaatgcaaaaaatgacgtcacaattttGTGATATTGTCTCATTTATTGCAACTCCCGCAACTTCTCTCTCAAACGATTTTATGCAATCAATCGCATTCAACTTGCTATTAATCGTATGAAATTAACGTTGCAATTGGCgataattcatgaaaaatttcaagcaCAGCTTTAACTTTATTGAtcgaaagaaattttttaagattagttacattcttttaaaattattttattagaattctattttatcaaaaacaaataataagtATTCTGCTtataattgaaagaattaattaattttttgtttggtTTTGTTTCCTATCTTTTATGTTCTTTATGCTAGAATTAAATCGAGAATTCTATTTGGTCACGTGGGTATTTTGTGCAACAATTTATAGGTAGGTACAATGTATGTTgcatatgaaaaaaatgcaattattcGAACAGGGGAAGGATTGTTTATGCGATGAAAGGTTCACCACGGTGATGAAGTCATGTGGGGAGACCGAGGAACGCAGTCGGTGAATCGGAGGGGAAAAAAGAGTCGAAAAACGTGGTTCTTGTGCTCCTTGCAATGGCATTCGCATCCGAAGACGCGGACGAAGTGAGATAGAAGAATATTGGAGAGTTGTAATGTCCAAGCGCGCGCATTTTCTCAGTCACATTTGTTCGGTGGTTGCTGACGAAACTGACCAAGAACAGCGTGTATGCAGCAAAAACTGGCCAAGAGGCCAAGTTGCGAGAAAAAGTTGTCTGTCGCTGGTGCGTTGTTGCTTTTTGTGGAGACATGGGGTAGGATTGTGGCTCCAGTAGTCTCATAATCGTGTggcaataaatgtgaaaaatggtGCTCATGTCGCTCTTGTTTCCTCCACCACCTCGCTACCACATACAATAATATCTTATGGACACCCTTTTTTTCATGCCCACCCATCTCGAGTAGCATCTTGCGTCCTTGCCCGCTTATAGCGTGTTGTATAGTATATGTGCGGTGGACTCCTTCACCCATCCCAAGCATGGCAACTTTTTCACACCACCATCCCAATGCGATTCTATCGATTTTTGCAAGTGGAGGTGCATCTTTTTCACCATAACACAATTGCCGGGAAAACTGGTTGGCAATTATATCGCAATTTCTTCCTCGCACGCCATGTCGCTCGCTCCTACCCAAGGATCCCTGGGCTGCCTTCCATGAAAGGTGATGGACGTGCAACATCATAAAAGATGATGACATTAAAACATTCCACGGGAAGATTTACACCACTCGAGAAGGTCATCCAATTATCgcaaatcaaaatttattcctctATCAATCAATTAATAAGCTCATCATCATCGATGGAATCctgcaatttttcaaaatcatctCAACACTGACTTCAATCGCGTCCCCAATACCTCGTGGTCTTTTATCGTTTGCCCAAGCTGACTCGCTGTATAGCGACGATATCTTTCCGATGGAAAAGCGCTGAAGGGAAGGAGGgacagaaggaaaaaaagtcagGGAGAAGAAGCTTGAGAATTGCAACAAAAGGAGGAGAAGAAACTACAGCAGTTTTTTCCTCTATACTGCAAGTTTCCCTTCTTCTTCGACAAGGGCGGAGTCAAAACGCATGGCTCAACACCACAAGAGATCTCACAGCCAGGAGACCCAGAGGATTCAGATGTTTCTTCGACGTCAAGAACACAAGAACAGAAAAATTGCTCTGTGAGATCAACAAATTTCGGCGCCAAAACTCACTGTTGAGATTACCTTTGCGTGTGCTTCGTGGACAAATTGCATCATTTTTCCGCTCGAGTGCATTTCCCatcgcagattttttttaaataaagaaaaaacaagcaAACTGTGCTGTGAAGTGATAAAAGCGGgactgaaaagaaaattctacaagGACATACATTAGTGCAActattttagagcttttagcaaaagaaaaatttcccttaaaaTCATTTCCATTGCAATCCTTTCATGCCCTCTAACTTCCCTTGagatttgttgtttttcttgtgACGGTTTTCAATGTAGATTTCCTTTATTTCCTGTCTgggttaatattttatgtatatatatttttaaaatatgtagTGCAGTAGATAATTCGTGTGTCAATAGTTAGTTTTTATTGGGAGTGAATTCCGTTTGTGGGTGCAATTTTTGCGCGCTAAATTGCTTACAATTTTCATATGAGATCTCATTAGTTTCCtgaatccttaaaattttgcaaaaatataaataaagagTGTTTTGCTtgcgaattttctttaacaaaaaaaattgcgcgTGGGTGGGCAAAGGCGCGCCAATTGAATGTGCCTCTTCTCGTCCCCAATAATGGACCAATCGTCTTCGGGGGCAATTTCTACGACAAGTGGAAGCGTCATTGTGCAGCAATTAAGTACCACCACCAGCAATCCATCCGACGCCGAAGTTAGCCTCGCGGGTATTGCCATTCCAGAGTCTACGAGTCGCACGAGCCATCCACCGGCTGGGAATCTCCCAACCACACAACCGAGTCCATCAACTGCTGCAACAACCCTCAGTCCACCAGGGAAGGTTTTTGGGCGCAATTACAACGGAAcgagtgagtttttttttaaatttttgttcgAGAACtatcatacaaaaaaattgcgtgttattttacacacaaaagaaaatcttcaaaaaaatcccattgcATCCACTCGCGTAATATTTCATTCCACTAACCACCACCCTGCCACCCAGCAcgggaaaattttcccttcctCTGCCCCCGACCCCTTACGATGTGGGAAGCAATAAGGAGAGAAGCAAAAACGAGCATCATGATCGTGCGGCTCCTACTAGTCTATCGAATGCAATAAAAACCACCCCAATAAGACACATTGCAACTTACAAGCAGACGAAAAGCATAcaacatgagaaaaaaaaggcatgaaataatggaaaaatgaGGGGAGAACTTTGGGGCAGCGGAAGGAAAGACGCACACAAAAAACACGTCATTGCTCTATCTTGGCGTCTTCTCCACACATTGCCACCCTCCCCCAATTGAGGGGTAGCGAAGGGTGGGACAGAATGTTGTGCACGTTTCCTCATCGAATTGAGAGCAAAAACAGCAGTCAATGAGTTTCACATTGTGccaacattttatttgatttcatGCCGCCCCTCTTTACCACAAAGGGTGGATTTTCTTCGTAAACACTGCACACACATTGTTTGGGgtaagaaaattgcattccggggaagtctttttttttcattttaatttgtccCGTTATGCAAacattttctaaattctttcttgacttgtagatttttttttaaattttactagtcaacccgagcccccaatcacgtgtgagcaatcaCCATTTTAAGCTACAAAAGGTGGGCGTATATtaataggggggatgaataatacggtaccccgagaaattctaaaaataaaaaaaaatcccgttatttgacccttcagcaggtagaaaatggaaaaaaatcaatttttctgtgggggcgctataaaggggggttggggcggaatcccatatagcgcttgcaactcgtattgaccccctctacccccataccaaatttcatcaagatcggcccagccgtttcggaggagttcatgtgccacagacagacaaacaaacattttcagcttAAGATGTGAGCAATCACGCATTTTTACTACCTTTCGGAGCTTTCGAATTATATTATAAATTCTAGCAATTGATTgacattttaaaaaagtttttttttaaataattttaattaattttctgaggTCAGtattgaattggttattttatgtaaatagaATTAAgcgaaattgaaaaataaaagtgaaatgttAGCCCCTTTCACGTACAAATCAAGgcataaaagctttaaaattcgTCGCATTTCTTCCACTTATCgctgattttatttctcttttaagaagtcaaaaatattttatgtttgtgTCATTGATATGACCTAATGGTCCTTAAAGGTTTGAAAAGTCTTTGCTCTACTAATACCAATCTGCAGACTTAATGagattttaactaaaatttcttaaaaacatAACTCTATCCTTAATTTATGTTGGTACATAATGTTGTAATGTATACATTAAAAGTTCTCATCTCGTTTATTCATTATTAGAGAActcgtttattttctttaaccaGTTGTTGCTTCAAGTCTTTTTCCAgctaatgtaaaaaaaagtgtccCTCGACGGTATAAAATCGAAATGAATCCTTTCTTACTGAGCAAAAAAAACGCTATCACTTTTCATTCCCATGGGACCGTCGTAGAACGTGAGATAAGACAAAAAAGAGTGATTTggatattcaaattaaacatttgATTTTCCCATCGTGTCGCAACCTCGTGAAGGTCTTTCCCACCTTTTTTCCTTCGCGTGATTTGGGTGTGTTTTATTCCTATTCCTTCGACAGGGGGTTGGAAGGAACTCCGCGATAGAGACCATTTTCGGTGCTCTCAtcatttttctcatatatTTATCTCCCCGAAAAGTATGAGAAACGCGCTTGTGGCAAAAAAAGTGCCCAGGCTAGGATGAacgatatatgtatattgagGAGGTATAACACACAAAGGGAAGAGttgaaaatgcataaagagATGGACAAAAAATGCTACAGAAGAATAAtaagatgaagagaaaaaacaagTTAAATACCAcgcagagagaaaatttacctAAAACGCGGACTGCGGTCAGAAAAAACAACGAGCCTCCGACCCATGAGGATCTTCACCGTTTCTCCCTTTGGTTTCGCTGCCTACCTCTCTATACCTTCTGCCACGGATGATGATGCGGAGGACAGAGATGTATAGGAAAAAAAGTCCAAGCTGCGGCAAAAGGGTTAAGTCGAGGGGTGAGAGCGAGAAAGACTCAACGAGGGGATTGAATGCGTGAATGAgcggcagaaaaaaaagttttggtATGAAAAGTGAGTTTTTTCGCTTTGGCCTTACCTTCGTGTACTTTTATTCCATGAATTAGTGTGGATATGTTTTTTTGCCATGATGCCATAACAAACCCCACATGCATCATGAAGAGGGAATTAGATAGAGAAGTCTCCTCTGCTCCTTTATTGTGTGTACCTTCAGCTCCGATTCATTTGCatacggacggacggacgtcTTGTCTCACCCAATGTCTTCAGCAATGCTATGGCGTTTTTTTCCTACCAAATGAACTTCTTGTTGggcgaggaaaaaaaagccgaATAAATTAGAGTTTTTTCACATAACATCCCATCCACAgctaaaaagttttttcacaCTTTCGATTTTTCGCTGTCTAGCCCGAGAGCGTGTGAATATTCGCCATGGAAGGATTCTCATGCCCGAATAATGATCTTTTTTATCCTCCTGTATCTTGCTCCTTCTTCGTTCTCATTCAAGTTTTTGCCCGgacctttttgcattttcaactCTCATCGAGCTAGAAGAGAAATGTGGATCAACATCATCACGTCCTATATGTTAGTTCCACCATCAGCAACCTTCGTGCCGATAGCTACAGACACGAAAGTGATGAGAGTTTGTTGACCATCATCGCCTAGAGAGTCAATGAAAGCCTTTCGGTGCCCAATGgtcatgtgaaaaaaaaacgcgggAAATTATAGAGAATCTCGTGGGaattttcagagaaatttCGCATTGCAAATTAACCTTCTTTTTCACCCATTTCTTCTACCCTAATGACCTAACGAAACCATCAGCATCCCACCCTGAAATATGCATGCCCAAAGGATCTATACTCCGAGACTTAATGAGATATCTTCTTTGTAGTTTATTTTCGCTACTGGAAACCTCCTCAGCATATTTGACGAAATATCTGCATATCATCAATTCCGATCAAGGTCTTTTCGACAAGAAAATTATGGCCGTTCGACATTAATTTATCGCACAAAAACCACCTCACGCTAACATTCCGCAAAGTTGTACTGAAGAAACTTCAACTCTTTAACTTACTTTGTGTACaacgcaaattaattataattcttGGTGCATTTAGGAGGTATGCTTAacgaaaaatatgtatgtactctACATGTATTGAGTACCTACATTGAGTAGTAGGTCGATAAAAGAATTGATTGGCATACAATTATGGCCGAGGAAAGTGTTAAAATTTGTGTACAAGTTTTACAAAAACAAGGTATAATAagctttaaagtttaaatttaaaaaaataaggtcgaaatcaatttcataaaatttagttGGTATATAcctttatttttgtaaatgagataaaaaatgAGCGCTTATAAAGTCCAGGAAGAATTAGTAAATTTTcgatgttaattttttctgctctctaaaatttattttcttattccaTTTTTGAagttaaagcctaaaaaaatttttaaggcatttaattctttttttttaattattttataaaacattttataaaatacttGGCGCCTCCACTATATGGAACATTAAATATaagtaccaggcgtctccataagttttattgcttttaaaaaacacatttcaatcaaaaaaaaaaattgagcagaaaatttcatttttcgtCAAAGCAAAATATAGTTATCTCCgcttttcttctattttgcCCAAGGTTCTCCTctaatttttgatgaaaaatgtttttgtttcttttatttcaaaaaccTTTCAAGActttcaagataaaaaaacaatattgatTTTGAAGACAGAGAATCAGATTTTTAagatttgaaattattattatatttttcttgaattaatttaatttatgcatAATCAGTGATAAAGGCTAAGAAAAGATACTTGAAcgtttaaaagcaaaattataaaagttgCTCTTAAAGATGATGCTATACTGCGAAACATCACTGTTAAAAACCAATCAGAGGAGCAAAATATTAGTTTATGCTAAAGTCTGATTTGGAATTCCATCagataaatcattttgtagCAAATAGAgccatgaaaatttatttgcaccCAATATTTCTGCATGGTGGAGACACTCTCGGAGCAAAACCAAAAAGGTAAAACACAACGAAGAAGACAGAGGAAAGGAAGATAAAATACAGGAGATGAACAAGGGAGAAGTTAAAGagttgcaataaaaaagagTCGCATCTTAACATTCCAATTGTCCTTCTGTCCTCTCTTTCATGTCATGTTTTACAATttacagaataaattttttcatcatttgtgacaaatttgcaataatttttcgCAGTGTCGAATTTATGCAGTTGTCCACTGCTGCGGGTATGGGAAAAGAGATGTGCGGTGGCCCCAGCGAGGgaattataaaatcaaatgtCTTGTCTTGGTGCAAAACATTGCGTAAATAATTCctcattttggatttttcctCTTCGCACCGGCCAGAATGTTCTGTGCGTggtggagaagaagaaaaagaagaaattctggCTCATGGGGCCAGGGGTGCAAAAAGAGGCTGGTCTATGTGCTATGCCCCGCTTGGATGTTAGCCGATTGATGAAAATAATGGTTTTGTAAATTCATCGCGGTGCGTTGCGGAGCGAAAAGGGCTGGGTGTTTGGGTGCAAGCAAAAAGTATCAAGAGAGGGGCACCCAATTTGATGAGCTGCCGCCCTGATTATTATACAAAAGAAGCATCCAAAAAGGATTGGATTTGGCGAAAAGAAGACGCAAGTGAGgatgttaaaaaatttctcgtctttaatattatgaaatttaaCCAGACAATTTTTTGCAATGCCACAACGCCCAACTCAATATGCAATGGAGGTAGAATTCTACCACAAAACTTTTTCATCTAGCGCTCCGCAAGGAATTCTCGACGTCCAGGAATTTATCGATGTTTTGTGCACACACCACATCCACAATTTATTCCCCGCATCACCATCCCTTTTGGCTCCCCATGCCCCAGCTCTTCGGCAcaaatttcttcttgaattcTATTTATCACAAAACACGTGGAAGATGCAATGAAGGATAATAAATTAACGGATTTCTGTCACATTACCAGACAAATCATTAACCTCCGTGGAATTTTTGACTCATGCGATGCCATCTCCGGCAGCTCCTTTTGGCTactgaattcttttcttatcaGAAGGCGAATTTTGGTTTCATTCGCAAACTTTCACAGAAAAATCTTtcgcaatttattaatttaatttataatgatctgtttatatattttctttatttccctGTAAAATTAACATTGCAGATATGagcgaattttcatttcattaatatgtacatatatgtttgcaattgcataaaattttaagagtgttacctacatatattaCTGTACATAAGTTACAAAACTTTGCTCAATCCTTTTTGTTCTTGATTtacaaaatgtcttttatatTGTATTCCAGAGAGAGTGGTTAAATTAAGCGAGGAAAAGGACACAAAACATCACCCTGGCAAGCATGAAAAAGGGGTGAAGAAGTACAAAAGAGCATATGGtctctaaatgaattttttttgccacccaTATCCTGGAGATACTTGAAATTCCTCGCTATCGGGCAGAAGAATCATCGAAAAACTTCCGAGAGTTCGTTAATCCTTCCACCCGGACTTTTTTTGTCCATGAttgtgtaatttaatttttttctggaggTCTCAAAATTTCTTGGCGGTTGCCGCGcaatgaaatgtttttcattgGTGCTGAAGGAGCATTGTGTGCATACAGAAAATCTCGCTATAAATCGCGTTTTTTCCCATAAACTACCAAATGTGAAAAGGGTTTAAGTGACATCCATTTTGGATCCTTTCCAGCATCCGGAGTGGAAAAATATAACGTCTCTTgtaccaataaaaaaaatatccttggAGTTTTACCATCCCTTTTGCGCTTCTTGCTGGAACGCATTGGGACAATTTTTCGAGTACCATCGAGGGTAGATTTTTGCTTCCCTTCAGTGAGGCTCAAAAGAATCCTCCAATCAAAAAATACCTTTGCAGAGTTCAGGGCAAAAAAAGCGTATATGgaacgtgaaaaaaaatagtcgtTACAGGGAGGTGTGGTTTCATCCAATCTCTGTGAGTTTTTTTAACCCTCATCTTGTAGTCTACAGCAGCCGAATTCGCGAGAGAAAAAGTACCTCAATAAATCCATGAGCACCTCATTGGTGCCTAACGGTCGCTTTACCCTTTTTCAGCATACCTACATCACTCTTCTCAATCACCTCACCCTCTTCTTCACCCTTGAACCTCTCAAGCAACCCCTAAAATTCtgttgagaatttattgttgcttcacaagaaaaaaaatatctcacgacatttcaccttttattggaattttcccgccaaaaatataatttttcttaactttcttTTAGTGGTTGTAACATCAACTCCTTCCAATGAGGCTGAACTTCAGCTCTACAGAGTACTACAGAGGGCTAGTCTTCTAATCTACTATGATACCCTTTTGGAAATGGGTGAGTGAgatctcaatattttttttttcgagtaaatcgcctaaaaattaatttaattttatgttcaaaGGTGGAGATGATGTTCAACAACTTTGCGATGCCGGTGAGGAAGAATTCCTGGAAATAATGGCTCTTGTGGGAATGGCATCAAAACCTCTGCATGTACGTCGCCTGCAGAAAGCCCTCCAAGAGTGGGTAACAAATCCATCAGCCTTTCAGACACCCCTCTCAAACACCCCCGACCTTCCCAGAGCAATGTACAGTCCTGAACATGCCCAAGGCTCATCCAGATCACCTTTTGGTTCCTCAATCCATTCCTCCATATATCCAACTTCGGCCATTTCATCCTCATCCACTTCATCCCTTATTGCTCCCAATACTGGTGGTGGGAATTTATCTCTGAGCAGCATTGCAAGTGGCCTGGGGGGACAAATTGGGACACTCTCGAGTACATCGTCGAGTACTGGTGGAATGGGTGCAGGAGTGCAGCTTACACCGAGTCTCACAGAACCTCAGATTCACCGAATAACTCAGGCGGCAGAaaggtattaaatttttttttttaaatttttcgttTCACTTAAATTGtgttcaaaattgtttttaggaTTTCTCAGCGACCCCAAATGGCTCAACTTGCGCCCCGATCACAGAGCTCAAAGAAGCGCTCATCAAAGGAACTTGAAGCAGTAATGGGAATGAATGAATCCGATCCACGAAGGATGGATGAAATTCGGAAGTATTCAGCTATTTATGGACGCTTTGACTGCAAGAGACGCCCTGAGAAACCCCTAACCCTGCACGAGGTGTGCGTGAATGAAGCTGCAGCACAAATCTGTCGTTTTGTCCCGGCCCTCCTGACCAGACGCGATGAACTCTTCACACTTGCACG from Lutzomyia longipalpis isolate SR_M1_2022 chromosome 1, ASM2433408v1 encodes:
- the LOC129796991 gene encoding protein masquerade, with protein sequence MQKLFVIVLICAGSVAGQDESLAGSFLSGLLDTITSTADSKDCPGVCVHTLATLICYEVLEDVPCPSPSMRCCLESAPDDSKTTEAPKIASTTSTTTTQRTTTVSKNKKDKEDKNKACPGVCVADHIAEYCEAYLKTPDLCKTGSKCCVSRDIYPDKPPADLYVPSHVVKPTTGRPNSGTHKVESQHKTTTEPPRQKTNSPVKNGKPPNKYNKITSGNRNPEKEAPASKPQSKACSGECVSGLFALFCDDIDAEAYCPGEGSCCITNSGEDDRVQTTTPRITTPPPPPRCPGFCLLNIMAAFCERPSVIIPRTSTCKQGSVCCDNTRAATTSRPRPQSRRPVTQPPTTTTTTTQAPDPREPCPGSCIVGLLSFTCFRNAELTDLFKCKKSGTHCCAPKSRIQEVQNAMARNETVGMYNNGPQPPYPPPYGAATPMPPNYPASPVPGPAIATTNNYEVPAPTSTTSRPPIYSKYVCGVKGTSRTGRKAEPLRDKRHINGTSYISHPGKKTGERLQLGHDITPYQISQDLVQYADVPPGGNFTRQGRRRGRVVGGEDGDNGEWCWQVALINSLNQYLCGAALIGTQWILTAAHCVTNIVRSGDAIYVRVGDYDLTRKYGSPGAQTLRVATTYIHHNHNSQTLDNDIALLKLHGQAELRDGVCLVCLPARGVNHAAGKRCTVTGYGYMGEAGPIPLRIREAEIPIVSDAECIRKVNAVTEKIFILPASSFCAGGEEGNDACQGDGGGPLVCQDDGFFELAGLVSWGFGCGRVDVPGVYVKVSSFIGWINQIISVNNL
- the LOC129797002 gene encoding NGFI-A-binding protein homolog isoform X2 produces the protein MCLFSSPIMDQSSSGAISTTSGSVIVQQLSTTTSNPSDAEVSLAGIAIPESTSRTSHPPAGNLPTTQPSPSTAATTLSPPGKVFGRNYNGTMVVTSTPSNEAELQLYRVLQRASLLIYYDTLLEMGGDDVQQLCDAGEEEFLEIMALVGMASKPLHVRRLQKALQEWVTNPSAFQTPLSNTPDLPRAMYSPEHAQGSSRSPFGSSIHSSIYPTSAISSSSTSSLIAPNTGGGNLSLSSIASGLGGQIGTLSSTSSSTGGMGAGVQLTPSLTEPQIHRITQAAERISQRPQMAQLAPRSQSSKKRSSKELEAVMGMNESDPRRMDEIRKYSAIYGRFDCKRRPEKPLTLHEVCVNEAAAQICRFVPALLTRRDELFTLARQVVRASGFGHSAGIARFAMSQHMPRDEDLDAPATTKKARLSSGGGSDGNLDASKEISENKEKILSMYQRMGKSFDLADSAKFSYSPYSRPEFDDDSQFSFSNSNSPPLHGSNNGGDMDSEPLNVSNDNNKHDDSKEQPSSPDSHSDGPIGIQIISASGGHIIAVANPALALSPALGDTMSVKREREVISPDIR
- the LOC129797002 gene encoding NGFI-A-binding protein homolog isoform X1, with amino-acid sequence MCLFSSPIMDQSSSGAISTTSGSVIVQQLSTTTSNPSDAEVSLAGIAIPESTSRTSHPPAGNLPTTQPSPSTAATTLSPPGKVFGRNYNGTMVVTSTPSNEAELQLYRVLQRASLLIYYDTLLEMGGDDVQQLCDAGEEEFLEIMALVGMASKPLHVRRLQKALQEWVTNPSAFQTPLSNTPDLPRAMYSPEHAQGSSRSPFGSSIHSSIYPTSAISSSSTSSLIAPNTGGGNLSLSSIASGLGGQIGTLSSTSSSTGGMGAGVQLTPSLTEPQIHRITQAAERISQRPQMAQLAPRSQSSKKRSSKELEAVMGMNESDPRRMDEIRKYSAIYGRFDCKRRPEKPLTLHEVCVNEAAAQICRFVPALLTRRDELFTLARQVVRASGFGHSAGIARFAMSQHMPRDEDLDAPATTKKARLSSGGGSDGNLDASKEISENKEKILSMYQRMGKSFDLADSAKFSFLNFARYSPYSRPEFDDDSQFSFSNSNSPPLHGSNNGGDMDSEPLNVSNDNNKHDDSKEQPSSPDSHSDGPIGIQIISASGGHIIAVANPALALSPALGDTMSVKREREVISPDIR